One window of Trifolium pratense cultivar HEN17-A07 linkage group LG5, ARS_RC_1.1, whole genome shotgun sequence genomic DNA carries:
- the LOC123884841 gene encoding protein MAIN-LIKE 2-like, producing MSRGEGADMVSSYLGVEREDIDKAFAETNGVHLKHTTLQTLYTTNQTSAERAIAENKPAHVVRLYRERSVRAFMLHLVCCTIFSNKSSYYADVVYLQYFQDLSCVHEWNWGAAALVHLQHYLDHGSAVSTTQMAGYMSFLQGWIIAHFPRLSVWVEAPRYTANMPLNSKVVPGQGHKDAAGYRSSLDNIQTYDCVFSPYDAHRQVRPLINACWFSGWLRCGKLKAKHLPERVLRQFQHVQGIPRNPSMSATPGMNLCEIDRVFTEELELRMIDEEMRGRPVTSPWDTEPGYMSWFYRVSHPVMRPVEAPESPPRPPNLEVLIEAAEARNDPNLMQVCRSVKVEVERAVRDGEAVEGTPIHGTLQRILNLLNPILAYRRIKRGKGTRYHTRG from the exons ATGTCAAGGGGAGAAGGGGCTGACATGGTTAGTTCATATCTAGGAGTTGAGCGAGAGGATATTGATAAAGCATTTGCCGAAACCAACGGGGTACATTTGAAGCATACTACCCTGCAAACTCTATACACAACAAACCAGACGTCTGCTGAAAGAGCGATTGCTGAAAATAAGCCGGCGCATGTTGTTAGGCTTTACAGGGAGAGGAGCGTAAGGGCTTTTATGCTACATTTGGTCTGTTGTACCATATTCAGCAACAAGAGCAGTTACTACGCGGATGTTGTGTATTTGCAGTACTTTCAAGATTTGTCATGCGTTCATGAATGGAATTGGGGTGCTGCTGCTCTTGTTCATCTGCAGCATTATTTGGATCACGGGTCTGCGGTTAGCACGACTCAGATGGCTGGCTACATGTCATTTCTTCAG GGATGGATTATTGCGCACTTTCCGAGACTTAGTGTGTGGGTGGAGGCTCCTAGATATACAGCGAACATGCCACTAAATTCAAAGGTTGTTCCTGGGCAAGGACATAAGGATGCAGCTGGATATAGAAGCAGTTTGGACAATATTCAAACTTACGATTGCGTGTTCAGCCCGTATGATGCCCACCGACAAGTGCGACCTTTGATAAATGCATGTTGGTTTTCTGGATGGTTAAGGTGTGGTAAATTGAAAGCCAAGCATTTGCCGGAACGTGTGCTAAGACAATTTCAACATGTGCAAGGCATTCCAAGAAACCCGAGTATGTCTGCAACGCCGGGGATGAACTTGTGTGAGATAGATCGTGTGTTTACGGAAGAATTGGAGCTGAGAATGATAGATGAAGAGATGAGGGGTCGGCCTGTTACAAGCCCGTGGGACACTGAACCCGGATATATGTCATGGTTTTATAGAGTGTCGCATCCAGTTATGCGACCCGTAGAAGCTCCTGAATCACCACCAAGGCCACCTAATTTAGAGGTGTTAATAGAGGCGGCGGAAGCTAGAAATGACCCTAATCTAATGCAAGTTTGCCGGAGTGTCAAGGTTGAGGTCGAAAGGGCAGTTCGCGATGGTGAGGCGGTTGAAGGAACTCCAATTCATGGTACTTTGCAGCGGATTCTGAATTTGCTTAATCCGATACTTGCTTATAGGCGAATTAAGCGGGGGAAGGGGACACGCTACCACACTCGGGGGTAg
- the LOC123886831 gene encoding uncharacterized protein LOC123886831 — translation MDVSLTQHMRSTLAAVYFNHEKPILFRINDGETFDGLKQQLNELNRTTNNQNDNRTVSSLKYRKPSIGPDGRISFTDMMLENNDDIETMFSIFEQYSNRGPIELDATLTRSVEAILASLVRPEDRNHVSI, via the coding sequence ATGGATGtctcactcacacaacacaTGAGATCTACCCTTGCAGCAGTTTACTTCAACCACGAAAAACCAATTTTGTTTCGCATTAACGATGGTGAAACGTTCGatggtctgaaacaacaactgaACGAGCTGAATCGTACCACCAACAACCAGAACGATAATAGAACAGTTTCGAGTCTCAAGTACCGTAAACCGTCGATCGGTCCCGACGGACGCATTTCCTTCACCGATATGATGCTTGAAAACAATGATGATATTGAAACTATGTTCTCAATTTTCGAGCAGTATAGCAACAGGGGGCCTATCGAATTAGATGCAACGCTGACAAGATCTGTCGAAGCCATCCTTGCTAGCCTTGTTCGTCCGGAAGATCGAAATCATGTTTCCATTTGA